The Canis lupus baileyi chromosome 5, mCanLup2.hap1, whole genome shotgun sequence region GGGCAAAGGGGAATAAGAAGCcggggggatgggggaaagggtggTGCTTGGCACTGAGtcaatagtcttttttttttttttttttttttttttgagtcaataGTCTTTCACTACTTCCTGTCTAGGAGCTGGTTCTGCTCACAGGGGTTGCTTTCCTGTGCATCTTTTATGTCACCTACTTTCCAGTACCTTAGCGTTTGCTCCTAAAGAATGGAATCTTAGAGCCAGAATTCCTTTTGAGGAAATCTAGTTCCTATCCATTGTAGGAGTCCCTGTTTCTGCATCCATTCACATCAGGTCCCACCATATGTTTGCATACTTCCAGTGACAGGGAGCTTACCACCTTTCCTGGGAAATCTCCTAAGATAACAGGGAACTTTGGTGGCTGACTCTGTATGCAGTTCCAGGAGGTGAAAGGGAGAGGCCCAGTAGAGGggatggagaggcaggctccaaaAGAGGAAATTGGGGCCCACAAGGGCtgtgtgacttgcccaaggtcaggaCCTAGGAAAGTTCATGAAGTCGGCAATGGGGGGTGAGGGCTCAGCAGCCACCGGTCCATCCTCCACCTTGGTCTCTACAGGAGCTGGAGCTAGTGGAGAGCCTGCTGAAGAACAGACCAGAGGAGCCTGATGGCTGCTGGGAGGCACGAAGCATGGGGGCCGGGGTCCCACGGAGCAGCTCAGGCCGCCAGGAGCGCAGCCGGCTACCCTGGGAAGACACAGCCACCATTGAGGAGGATACATCCAAGTTGACTGCCCTGCGGCTGCGGTTGGATGAGTCCCAGAAGGTGTTGCTCAAGGAGCGAGAGTGAGTTCCAGGAGGGAAACAGGgcctgggcgggggggtggggggaggcacacCAAGGCACCATCAGGATCACAGGATGAAAATCCATGTCATGGAACATGAGACTTGCTGAAGGTGAAGGGCACTATTTAGGCTTGGAATTTTGGAGCAATGTACTGTAACTGGAGCACCCAGTGCAAGTTTTGTGttgttaatttaaataatatgtatCGTGCATTTGTTCTGGGTCAGACCTGGAATTAGCAGTGAGGATATGGCTATAATTGAACccaagccctccccaccccccgcctcatGGAGCTTCTGTCCTAGTGGGGAGACAGTGTCATGGGCAAAGGTaaaagcagggaagggagggtcAAGGAGGCTGAAGGGTTGCAGATGGGAATTCAGGTTTGGACTAGTTGAATTTGAGATGACAGGGAGGCAGCTGGGTACATGAATGAGTCTGGACTTCATGAGGGAGATCTGGGCTGGAGGTAAAAACACAGGAGTCAGCAGTGAATAGGTGATTTCAAAAGCTGTGAGCTGGGTGAGGGAGGTCAGAGGATGTGGCCCTGGAGTCAGCCAGAGTTTAGAGATCAGAGAAAGAGCCAAGCGGCAGAGGAAACAGGAGAAGGGAGTCTGGGAAGGGTCAGGGAAACCAGGCGCACTGTGTTCATGGAGGAGGGAGTGAGCAACTGATCAAGGAAGAAGAGGGCTAAGCACTGACCAGCAGATTTAGAATATGGAGGTCACCAGTGACCTTGATCAAGGGACAGGCCTGATTATAATGAACATTTTGTAACACCCCCTTTTCTGTCTAGAAATTAAACGCATGGATAGTATGAAGACAGAGATCGGGAGACGCCTGTCTGGCTCAGGCAGTggagcaagcaactcttgatatggggttgtgagctcaagtcccatgttgggcagagagcctactttaaaaaaaaaaaggcaaagatcaGGGGGATGCTTCTGTAAGTCAAAGAACACCAGAGATGGCCCGCAGACTCCCAGAAACGAGAGGACAGGCTCCCTCTCATGGGCCTTAGACAGAACCAGCCCTGCAGACTGACCGCTTGAGCTTAGACTTCTAGCCACCAGGACTGCAAGAccataaatttctgtttaagcAAGACGGGCAAAAAGCAATCTGTTTCACTAACCCGAAAGATAAAGCATAAATGaagggtgtttgtttgtttgttaattttttttaaatttatttatgatagtcacacacagagagagagaaagaggcagagacataggcagagggagaagcaggctccatgcaccaggagcccgacgtgggagtcgatcccaggtctccaggatcgtgccctgggccaaaggcaggcgccaaaccgctgcaccacccaggtccCATAAAGGGTGTTTGtaaccaaatatatataatgtgatgTGGACATGCTCAGGCCCAGCTCCACTAGAGGAAATAACGAAGTGTAGTTGTTCTTTGAACAATGTTGGGGTCAGGGGCACTGACAACCCCCCTcgtgcagttgaaaatctgacTCCCTAAAATTTGATCcccccaaaactttactaatagccaATTGTTGGCCAGAAGCCTTACTGGTAATATAAATAGTCGATCAACATGTATCGTGTGTATTCTATGTATTATGTGCTGTATTCTTACAAGAAAggaagctagaggaaagaaaacatttagaaaaagaaaaatacgaTGCcgtactgtatttatcaaaacgACCCACGTGTATATGGACCCATGTGGTTGAAACCCACGGTGTCCAAGAGACAGATGTAGTCAGAATCTGGTGCCTTTCCAAAGAAGGGTGGTGACGATAACCCTCCCAGCAGGTACTCCCAGCATAGTGCGCCCTCAGAGTCAGGCGTTGTGTGTATGGGCTCACCTCCCAGGACAGCCACAAAAACTGCAGGTGTAGATTGTGGGGTCGGCCACTCAGATACACCAGTGCCGTCATGGTGGTGACAAGATTTCCTGAGAGTAACGGCCTTTCTGAACAAAGTTCTGAACAAAGCAAAGCCCAACATTCCCTCAGTTTACACACCGATTCTGTTCCTGGGGAAACGCTCTGTTAGTACAAAAGATACTTTCTGTTTATATGTAAATCAGAGTGAAGGTCTAGGCTCAGATGATTTTCACCCCCAGGGATGTCCAACAGGACATGCACATGTTACATGGGGATGCAAGATAATTCCGGGGTGGGTGGGATGGCCCTTGGCATTCAGTGCAGGACAGAGGCAACCCTCATCCCCGCCCACTGAGTGACCCAGTCATGCCTGATTACCAGAAATGCCTCCTAGAGGGTGGCATTGTCTCCTCTGAGAAGCCCATGTGAGAGGCGTGAAATGTCCGGTTCCCCGAGAGGGAGGGCTGTCAGGAGGCAAGCATGCTGAAGAGTAAGAATAAATATAGCTGTtagttgagcacctactgtgtgccaggggcCAGGTCTCATGCTCTTTACCCACAGCATCTCATTCATGCACAGATCAGAGTGCAGAGTGGGGATCATAGGAGACCATCCCCCCAACCCAGTGATAATGACCAGAGGTGACCCCTCCATCCAAGACCCACTGGACCATGTTTTCCAGCTTTTCTGACCCCAGGACTGTGCCTTACAGGCAACCACAGTACATACAAGAACAGAGGTCATATTTGGCTGTTGAGCCTGAGACTCTTACGCAGGGATGACCAATGCCCTGGAGTCCCGGTGACCTGCCCACTTGTGAGTTGGGCATCCGCAATTGTACAGGGGGTCAGAGGTGGACAGctccagaaggaatgcaaaaTTGGCATGCCTGCCATAGTATGGGGTGCCAGGGCCTTGAATGCTGAGGCAAAGACTTCGGACACAGACTGTACTGGTGTAGGCTGCACAGGAGGACTCTCAGCAGAGAGCCTCAGTGGGCCCTCCCCATGtctgtctctcctcttcctctctccagggATAAACTGACACTGAGCAGGAACATTGAGAAGCTGGAAGGGGAGCTAAGCCAGTGGAAGATCAAGTACGAGGAGCTGAACAAGACCAAGCAGGAAATGCTCAAGCAGGTGAGTCTCAGAAACAGTGGTCTTCCTAGAGGAAGCAGCACCGCACTGTTGAATTTCAGCAGTGGGAGAAAGAAGGGAGTTTGGTCATTCCCTGTCAAACGCTGGCCATGAGCCACATGCTATCCTGAGTGCTCGAGCAGGCTGTGTCCCTGTTTTCAGAAGCTTaccttggggagggaggggctgtggAGTGGGGCATGGAGATCCCAACAGTAACTGGGCAGgtaaattcataaaatatgaaGGAGTCAGACAGGATAAGGGAGCTGGGATGGCAGGTCAAGAATGCCatgtctaaaaaaataagaaaataaaataaaatgacaaagcagtaaataaataaataaaaaatgaaaattaagggggaaaaaaaaaaaaagaatggcctcTCCCAGAAGGTGACATTTAAGGCAAGACCTAAAGAAGCCACCCTTGTGAGGGATGAGGTCACCAGGGAACCAGACCTCACTGGACTTCCTCAACCAGGCTGAAGGGGACAAGTCTGGATGGAGGATTCACCGAGTCTAGTGTGTGCTCCCTGTCACTCCTGCCTCGGGGCAGTCAAGGACGCTGGACCCTGAGGTCCCCATTTTGtaaatgacaaaactgaggcgCCAGCTGGCAGAGGGCCTGCAGTATGGGGACTCGGCCAGcggggccccctgggtggctgcCCCTGCCTCCCGTGCAGGCCCCCGTGGCCACCAGGGGGCGCGGCCACCTGGGGAAAGTCTGCAGGACCCGGGACATTTCCAGAAGGTGCGCGGAGATGCCAGCCCTCAGAGCCTGGAACTGCCCTGGAAGCAACTGACACTGTCTCATGGTAGACTCTCTTAGGGAAGACCCTAAAACGCTCGCCCTCCTCAAGTGACATCTTGGGGAGCAGGGGGGCAGAAATCTGCCTTTTGAGTCTTTTCAAATGATGAACCATTTGCAGAAAAGTGAATAAAGCATGAGTGCTCAGTTTAGCAGATAATTCTAAAGATTCTCctttgtaactggcttcttttCCTCAGTGTCGTGGATTTGGGGCTCGTCCCCACCATCACACAGAGTGATAGTTTGTTGGTTTTCTTCATGCACGGCACATGCGCAGTGCAGGGCCTACACCATGTGGCCACCACTGCAGGCAATCCTGATGTGGCCAAGCCCGCACCCACACGCAGACCCTGTTCGGATCCACCAGGCGCATTCAGCCAGTTCACAGGGCCACCCAGTGCCAAGGCCACATAGGGATACAAAGGTGGACACACAAGCTCTCTGTCCTCCCGAGCTCACATCCTGGTGGGGAATGGGACGGACAAGAAAGGAGGCACCACTTGTAGTCAGGGAGGGTGAAAGAGGCCTCCCTGAGGAGGGGGCATCTAGGCCAAGGCCCAAGAACTGTGAAAAGTCAaccctgtaaaaaaaataattaaaaaataaaataataaaataaaataataaaataaaataaaaataatcctggAAAGAGTACACCAGGTAGAGAAAACCGTATATGCAAAGGCCCAGGGGTAGACAGGAACTCGGTGTGTTTGTGGACTCGAGGCTGGAGCACAGTGAACtaaggggagaaaggagagatgggCAAGAGTCCAGCCATATTTGTGAGAGCATAGAAAGGAGTCGAGCCTTATCCTAAGGAACCCAGGGATGGGAATACAATtggatttatctttttaaagagctCATTCTGGGCTGCTGTTGTGGAAGATGGGGTGACAGGAGCCACGAGTGGACTCTGGGAGGCAGATGGTCATGAGGTAGGAGGAAGTGGCACAAGCAGGCAGATTTAGGCTCTGTCCTGGATACCCAGGGGTGCGTCTGgatttcacatcaggctccttgctgagcgcTCCTGCCCCAGCACCCATGACCCTGGAGCCGGTTCCAGGGGTGTACCCAGGTGCTTGTCACAGAACCGGGCTATGCTGTGTCCTGCAGCTCAGCATCCTGAAGGAGGCCCACCAGGACGAGCTGGGTCGCATGTCCGAAGACCTGGAGGACGAGCTAGGTGCACGGTCCAGCATGGACAGGAAGATGGCTGAGCTGAGGGGTGAGGTGAGGCCACCGGCAGGACCCGGATGGGCTTGGGGCTGGtgtggggaggtaggggggtggggggccggggcctTGCCTCCATCAGCCAACCATCCAGAAGAGGGCAAGAACCAGGTCTGTGTGCTGAGGTGAGGGCCAGCCACACCCAGAAGGTGCTCCGGTCTGTGGGCGGGCTGCAGGGGACAGTGGGCCTCTCTCCCACACAGGGACCAGGGGACCAGAAGCACCCCCACATCCTGCACACCATGAAACCAGCCCAGGTTAATTATAGCTGCTGCAGCTGGATCTGCTTCCTGGAGCCAAAAATGGCTccaggaggacgaggaggagggggagcgggggggcaggggggaggcagCTCAGGCCCTCCTGTGCCCCCTTCCCCCTGGAGCCCTGACCCTGTCCTGCCCTGCGGTAGATGGAGCGGCTGCAGGCAGAGAACGCCGCTGAGTGGGGTCGCCGTGAGCGGCTGGAGACTGAGAAGCTAGGCCTGGAACGGGAGAACAAGAAGCTGCGGGCACAGGTGGGGGACCTGGAGGAGGCACTGGCCCGACGGCGGAGGCAGACGGCCAGCGCACTGGACTGTGACCTGCGGGCCAGCCAGGCCGCACTTTTTGAGAAGAACAAGGTGGGGGAGTGGGTGGTACGGctggggccgggcggggggctggggcagccccCACTGCAGCCAGGGCCAAGCACCCACTGTGTCCAGCTCCAGCCCACGGGCCGGCTGAGGTAGAGGTGGTGCCGGCCCTGGACCCCGGTGGGCCCCGTGCCCGTGCTCGATGTTCACTCTGGCACGGAACCCACCGCATCGGCCGCACGTCTGCAGAGCCCCTGCTGTGTGTAGGCCTCATTCTGGGCGtgggaggcacacagagaaccGACAGGTACCCCCTGACACCGTCCTCCCCGCAGGAGCTGGCAGACCTGAAGCACGTGCACGCCAAGCTGAAGAAGCAGTTTCAGGAGAAGGTGGCCGAGTTGGCACACGCCAACCGGCGAGTGGAGCAGCACGAGGCAGAAGTGAAGAAGCTGCGGCTACGGGTGGAGGAGCTCAAGAAGGAGCTGGCCCAGGCCGAGGACGAGGTGAGCACCCACTGGGGCCCAAGGGTGGCCTCATGCCTCAGCTGCGGTAGGTGCGGGGCTGCAGGGGCCGTCCGTGTCACTGTGAGCTGGGACCCCAGTGCCCAGAGGGGcccaggggagggtggggggtgggggcgggggcagagatgGCAGCGTCTGGTGGGTGGTAGATAGTGTGCAAAGAAAAACAGACAGGCAGGGTGGATGAGTAGCTGGATAGATTAGTGGAGGGGTGAGTGGGTGGACATGTCGGTGGTCTGTGTAGCACCTAGATGTGGAAATGGAACAAGAAAGTAACTCCacggatggatgaacagatggcTGAGAAAATAGAGGGCTGGTagatgaggaagggagggggagggggatggatgaaatataACAATAGATGTCTGATAAGTGACTGGATGGGTGATGGATGGGTAGGTGattggatgggtagatgggtggatagGGGGGTGACTGGAAGGGTGAATGGATGGGTAGGTAactggatgggtggatgggtggatagataggTCTATTGGGTAGGTAactggatggatgagtgggtgactagatgggtggatgggtagataggtgtgtggatgggtgagtggatgagtgggtggttgggtagggggatggggagatagtggttggatggatgggtggataggtggatggataggtgggtgaCTGGATGAATGACCAATGAGTATATGGATTCATGAGTATATAGATGCACGGAAAAGATAGATGACTGTGGACAGTGGAAAGATGGCTAGATAACTAGGTTGGAACAGCACATAGAAGGGTGAATGGACAGAAGGGTGGACAGATGGGATGATAGGTGTGTCTAGGAGAGTAGAAGCAGATAGAATGGGGTGAATGGTTGGCCAAGTAGAATAAGCAGTGGCAAGGGGTAGGTAGGTGTCTCCGTGGGCAGATGTTAGTCCACAGATGAATGGTCAGACAAAAAGACCCATAGGGAGAGAGCGGTAGGCGGGCTGATGGCCGAATCAGTAGCTCAGGGTCTCGGAAAATATGTAGATTTGGAAGGCAAGGGTGGCAGGGATGGCAAGGAGCAAAGGGAAGCTTCCTTGGAGGAGGTGGGCCTTAGGTCTGGGCCTCAAGGGACAGACAGGGATTGCTCTTAGGAAAGGCAGAGGAATGGCAGGAGTGGCTGGTCCTGGGCAGACGACAGGCCAGGCTGACCCAAGGTGACCTTTGCACCCTTGGCCCTGCTCCCCCTCCAGCTGGACGAGGCCCACAACCAGGCACGTAAGCTGCAGCGGTCGCTGGACGAGCAGACAGAGCAGAGCGAGAACCTCCAAGTGCAGCTGGAGCATCTGCAGTCCAGGTGGGCGCACAGCCCTGATTGCAGCAgcggggatgggggcaggggcggAGGGGGGTGGCGTGGCTGCGGGGGCAGGATTCCCAGCCAGGACACAGAAACAGGGCAGGAGACTTCCTCCCGGGTCAAGGTTGACTagaggggaaggtggggaaggaagagaCCCAGAacgcctggggccagaatcctgTCCCCTCCAGGCAGGAAGGGCCAGGGCCAGGAAATCAAGGCAGGAAAGTGCAGGAAGTGAGAGCAGCTGAGAGCCCTGCAACCACCTCCTACGTGTGACCTGTGTGACCTGTGACCGGCTAGCAagcaggtgggtgggtggtgagagggaaggaaggggaggctgGAAAGGTCAGGTCCAAAGGATCTGGGGAGTCAGGGGCAGCAAGAACAAGCAGCCCTCAGGGTCCCCGGGCTGCAGTGAACCCCAAGCCGGCTGGAATCAGAGGGATAGGAGCacagggaagcagggaggagcCCCAGCCCTCATGGTAGGCCCAACCCATCAGCCAAAGCCTTGGTGAGGAACCAAGGAACGACCAAGGCGTCTCTGGGGGACCCACCCAGCacactcttcctccctcccctgaccACCCATCCCAATACTCTGTGAGTCGCCCCCTCTCCCTGTACTCTCCCTAGGCCCATAAGGTGACAGAGAGCCAAGTCCAAGGCCCTCCTAAATCCACAAGCACTCCCCACCAGCCAGGGGCGTCAGGACCACTGTGCTGTCTCCCTGTGCCAGGCCCTTACTCGCATCCTCTGATTCCACGGGACAGAGCGACGAAGGCTCtgcagccagactgcctgggtggGTGGGAATCTACACTTACTAGCTTGGAAATGGTCTGTGTGGTCTTGGGCCacttgcttaacctctctgtgtcagTTTAACTGAGCTTataaaagtgcctggcacattgtatgTGCAGAGGACCTGTCAGCTGCTGCTGTTGCTCCTCCCCTCGCATCCAGGGGAGGCTGCTGGGGGCTCTGGTTGGGGGGAGGAGTTGTACTTCTGTTTGGGTCCCACGTTGTACAAGAATCACGCTCCTATGACAGAAGGGAagtagaagattttttttctagaaagctgacagataaggaaactaaggcctAAGAGGGTGTTTCCCCGGCCACACAGCTGGCAGGTGGTCCAGCCAGAcagcccctccccaaccccaccccccagccatcACTGCCCCCATTTACAGAGCACATACTGTATGCTGCCATGTGCTGAGAGTGGCTAGGAATACAGACCTGACAGCTGTGTGACGTGGCCAGcctagcctcagtttccccatctgcctgGGGTGATGTCCATAAAATGTTGCATGGGGGCCCAGGCTGCCCACTCTGCGCCCCCACCCAGTCATACCCCCTCAGAGGCCCCGAGCCCCGGGCTTTACCAGGCTTTACCACAGCGTTGGCCACGTTGTTCcgaaggaggcaggcaggctgtATGTACCCAGCCTCTCCAGCGCTTCCAacggggagggcagggctgcccaGGACCGCTGCCTCGttttattttccaactttttgtGCTTTAATGTTCCGGGGACAGCTCACTAAATCACAGCCCGTAATGGAGGCCCCCGCCTGGCCCCCTCCCTGCCGTGTTAATAATTCATGCCTTCCAGTAAGATGGAGCCAAGGCGGCCACTCTGCTGGGGGATGGGCATTTCCTCCACCAGCCCTCATAAACTTTGGCTTTAGGAATTCAGTGTGGGGAAGAACTAGGGTGGAGCACTTTTTCACTGTCATTGGGGATCTAGGGGACTCAGACCCACCACCCCCAAACTCTCTCCCATCGTGGCATAGGTTCGAATCCTAGCAGTACGACCTTTAGTGTCTGCTTTGACTCTGGCCCGGGCCCACTGCAGAGCCCAGCCTCTCTCCCTGCGGTCTAGGGGACTAGGCAAATTACCtgactgctctgtgcctcagtttcctcgtctgtaaaacgAGGGTGACAGTAGCACCTCCCTCACCTCAGCGGCTTCCAGGAGGATGCTGTGACATGGGATACTGGAGGGAGAAGGTCCCAGCTGGTGCCTGGCAGCAGGGAAGTGCTAGGGAAGGCTCAGTCACTTGCagtgttccccccaccccctgtgacAGACTGCCCCCAaccctcctgtcctccctcctgcctcctggctccACAGGCTCCGCAGGCAGCAGCAGAACGCACCCCTCTTTGGGAAGATCCGAAGTGCTCGCTTCGGCACCGAGGAGGCTGGGGATGGAGCCAGTGACCTGGATGAAGACGAGGACCTGCAGATCCAAGTGGCCTAGAGCTGCCACTCTAGGACCAGCCTGTGACCACAGGCCCCTTGGTGTCCGGGCTGACCGGCCGCTCCAGCCGAGGCAGCTGCCAGTGCTCCCTGCCATGGCTGtcttcctcctctcccagggTGGGCACCAATGATCCTGCTCTGGCAACACCCCATGGAAGGGAATCCGTGGCCTGTGttttatacatgtacatatgtgtgcGGGGTCCTTGGACCCATTTGGTCTTATAAACACGGGACCACTCCAAGGCCTGGTCTCAGCACCCTGTTCCACCAAGGACCTTCATGCAGGGGTGAGGGGGATGTCAAAGGGGGCCATTGCGGCCTTGACCCAGGCTCCCTCTCTGAACCTTGGGGTCAGGGAGACCTGTTTACAGTACAATGTGATAAACCCAGTCTTTTGTAATAAATGGAGTTTGGGTTCTTGGGGCAGAGTCCTGAGAGTGTGGCAGGTGTGGGTAGGTGATGTAGGGGCGGCCTGAGCTTGCATCTAGCACCCAACCTGAGCTCAGGAACGTCAGGTGACTTAATAAATGAACGAATGTGAGaaacaatgaatggatgaacactTGAGCTGCTCAGTGTGAGTGTAAGGAAAAGGTATGGTGTATGTCTAATCTGGAGGAGAGGAGGCAACGATCCTGCACCGGATGGATTCAgatctctgcttctgcccctcactGGCTGTGCACCCATGGCGAAGTGACTTGACCTCTATCagcctccatttccccatctaCAAATTAGGCGCCTCATACAGCTCTCATGAGAATAGGATGAGTTCATCTGGAACTCAGGGAAGGTTAGTTGTTACTGAAATACTTGAAGGTATGCCCCAGAGAGGAGGGATTTGCCAGCTGGGCTCTGCCACAGGGATGAAGTTTAGGCGACCAAAGTAGGTATAagcaacaataaataaaaagttcttttatcttttccccAGCCCTGTTCTAGGTAATGAAATTGcaggtagttttaatttttgatgcTTAATTTCTAAACCCTCTTTAACCAGCAGATTTATATTAAATCCGGGGGAAACTGTTAATCAGAACACAATCGCACACATCATTGAATCTGCCAGGTGAGATGGCATGGAGACACCTGCCTTTAATGAGATGCTTTAGAGGAATCCTCGGCAGCAGGCCTGCTTTCGGCAGAAAGAGGCTGTGTCAGCATTATTTTAGTGGGCAGAAGGGGTGAGTTGCCTGTGCTCAAGTGGTGAGCAAGGAGCATCTGAGGCGCTGAGCAGGGGCCTGGCACCAAAAAGGAGTCCAATTCAATTAGAAAAGGGGCTCTTTGCCTGCAGAGGGGAGCTACCTGCAGTGGGTTTCTTTCTTGTGACCATCTGAGGGGCCCCTAAGGATACAGTGCTGAGACCCAGATGGTGCCAGAGCCCAGCTAGTGATATATATGGGCATCAATCATTTCCCGTGTTGCCACACCCGACCAAGTGATGCTGGTGAAGTGGGGTTTGCTATCCTGGCAGAGAGACCCCAGGTTGCCTCCTGGGCtctgaggggaaaggagggagtaGGCGAGACCCCGCTGTGGGGAGCCACCCGCTATGGGTCTTTCCTCACAAGCCAGGGCCCCCGACCTAAAGGCTGTGGGAAGAGGACCATTCCTGCCAGTcgtctttctgttttctctcccaAACAGGAAGTGGGCCCCAGAAGAGGCTGAAATACTGCCCTTTGACCCCCAGGAGCCAGGCCCTCACTGACGACAGCCCTGGGAGCCACctccccaggccgcaggcggacCTGCCATTCCCAGACACAGAGCAGATCCGCAGGCACAGCGGGCTCCCCCAGACTCCCTGGCACCTCTGCCGAGAGTGTTGAGCAGGGGCCCCATTCCCGGCCCTGTCTGCGGGCGGGGCCGCTCCTGAGAATGTCAGCCAGGGGAGGGTCTGGCTTCCCACTTCATTGTCCAAGGGAAAACCAAAGTCTCCGGAGGGGAGAGACAGCCACAGACCACAGGGCTGGAAGATTCTCCAGGCTCTTTCGTCCCGTTGTTCTTGGTGGCAGCATCTGCCAACAGAAGCGTCAGCTTTGGCCCCCGTGATGctttaaaaactgtattaaaTGCGTGGTTAATATTAGTAATGGGGAGTTTCGCAGAATAATGCAGGTTTCCTTCTTGTGAGGCATCAGCTCGTCAGACCACACTGGGTTCACCGTCCCGCGTGGCCGTGGCCGCTGGGTGGAGAGGCGGGCGCCGCCCGCAGCCTTGCTCGGCACGCACCTCAACTGTGTTACTGCCTGGCCCCCCAGGCCGTGTGAGGGTTCTTCCTCTGGCCTGATCCGGTCGGCCAGGCAAGGGAGCTGTGACTGGAGAAGGGGAGACGCTGGCCCAAAGTCAGTGCGAGTTCTAGCGGGCCCAGTACGTGTGTCAGGCGTGGGCCCAGAACTCCCCGCAGGGGCGACTGTGGAACACGAAGCCACACGATGTGTTTCACACCCGTCGAGGCCAGTGCTACCACATCTTCCCACTTTTGACCAAGGATGCAAAGCCTCAGAGGGATCAAGTACcatcccaaggccacacagctcatTGGTGGGGATGCTGGCACTCCAGGTCAGATGGCTCTGAGGCCTGAGCTCCTGCTTGTGGCCTCTACCCCAACCCTTCCAAGGCAAGGCCCTATGTGGtacagcccctgccctcccctgcagccccaccACCCTCCATGTCCCCGAAGACCCTGCAGCTCCAACTACACTGAACTTCCTACTGCCACCAGAATTGCCCCTCTCCCATCAAAGCACCCCAGCCCCTCAGAGGTCAGCCTACTTGGCTCATTGGAGTGGTAGTGGGCTGTGCATTTGCTTCTCCCATCCCACCAGCTGCTCCTGGAGGCCAGAGAATCCTGCCAGCAGCCAGCAAGGTAGCCTGGGCTTAGTGGGCATCTTtgaaagagggaagggggagggcagagaacaggagggaaggggagggaaggagagaagatggATGGCATGGTAGAAGGCTGAAGCCAGaaccaccaccctccccccccaactCCAACCCCACTGCAGGGCCTGCAGGACCAGTCCTGGATGGGTCTTTCTGCAGCTCAGATAAGTCTCCCAGGGCAGATGGTCGAATACCCAAATCAGCAGCAGCCCAGGGGCAGCGGT contains the following coding sequences:
- the CCDC102A gene encoding coiled-coil domain-containing protein 102A isoform X1, yielding MSHGPSPRLAESPQLSKGSLLTILGSPSPERGGPADSLPPTPPSGTPSPGPPPALPLPLPLPPPPALLADGDWESREELRLRELEEARARAAQMEKTMRWWSDCTANWREKWSKVRAERNRAREEVRQLRQRLDALTKELAGARRERQEAQGECEARGRELARLRGARGAADRTPDGPEPEPEPEREQEPVRDVGAEAPAGSQELELVESLLKNRPEEPDGCWEARSMGAGVPRSSSGRQERSRLPWEDTATIEEDTSKLTALRLRLDESQKVLLKEREDKLTLSRNIEKLEGELSQWKIKYEELNKTKQEMLKQLSILKEAHQDELGRMSEDLEDELGARSSMDRKMAELRGEMERLQAENAAEWGRRERLETEKLGLERENKKLRAQVGDLEEALARRRRQTASALDCDLRASQAALFEKNKELADLKHVHAKLKKQFQEKVAELAHANRRVEQHEAEVKKLRLRVEELKKELAQAEDELDEAHNQARKLQRSLDEQTEQSENLQVQLEHLQSRLRRQQQNAPLFGKIRSARFGTEEAGDGASDLDEDEDLQIQVA
- the CCDC102A gene encoding coiled-coil domain-containing protein 102A isoform X2, whose protein sequence is MSHGPSPRLAESPQLSKGSLLTILGSPSPERGGPADSLPPTPPSGTPSPGPPPALPLPLPLPPPPALLADGDWESREELRLRELEEARARAAQMEKTMRWWSDCTANWREKWSKVRAERNRAREEVRQLRQRLDALTKELAGARRERQEAQGECEARGRELARLRGARGAADRTPDGPEPEPEPEREQEPVRDVGAEAPAGSQELELVESLLKNRPEEPDGCWEARSMGAGVPRSSSGRQERSRLPWEDTATIEEDTSKLTALRLRLDESQKVLLKEREDKLTLSRNIEKLEGELSQWKIKYEELNKTKQEMLKQLSILKEAHQDELGRMSEDLEDELGARSSMDRKMAELRGEMERLQAENAAEWGRRERLETEKLGLERENKKLRAQVGDLEEALARRRRQTASALDCDLRASQAALFEKNKELADLKHVHAKLKKQFQEKVAELAHANRRVEQHEAEVKKLRLRVEELKKELAQAEDELDEAHNQARKLQRSLDEQTEQSENLQVQLEHLQSRQEGPGPGNQGRKVQEVRAAESPATTSYV